From Halorubrum salinarum, the proteins below share one genomic window:
- a CDS encoding BGTF surface domain-containing protein — MSDDDFDVTFAPSTVDTTLNSVSESDFFEAFAGENVALEGAEDDAFDIDGPGVSRTRGTGSNSQVYVLDTDDFETGEYNITNDNGDETVLEISSLGLEVEADEENFTTSDAVTATVTSDAINRDITADLLDSDGDVVDTVETTIDSDGEVVVDFGTQSETGTYTVEVTDDNSAVTAESGEFDVNEAPEGDITFEESFVTEERGDVANITINFQGDLETAYLTIGDDDEVGYETNVTVESGGEDSVTVGFNTYIAGNTSASGVSGSDVAFLADSDSDATVTFENESETDLNNMLAAGTYPVEMSDTSFVATANGNSDAVGDLELNERSVEGFQLWTSSADVFEDVETVTDITNGVENGTVVETDTLTESDVLVHELTATGLEGPLELNGDLETLVDNGAIDIRIRQTADTTAPNSPRKTADVTSMFDDGDITVISTEGNYFIAFNENNLDLSSDIADEDAFEVRVQVRDERLLDPDEDALDDADGLEEFYETATATFTYEDATGEFDTPVEVQAAENQSITGTTNVAPGQEFNVRVRSDSGVSPGFVQTAEGVTVQADGTFEASGLDLSEASVNDTFTVTAQQATFEAEEDGTVVETVGEAAFLEVSELNPQDVTATVGDALTVTATVENTGGQEVTQTVEFRVGGDAVASQEVTLAGGESTTVEFADVDTSGLDAGEYEHGVFTDDDEQTATLTLEEGGDGSDGSDGSDGSDGSDGSDGSDGSDGSDGSDGSDGSDGSDGSDGSSDSETPGFGAIVALVALIAAALLATRRNE, encoded by the coding sequence GTGAGCGATGACGACTTCGATGTCACGTTCGCGCCGTCTACGGTCGATACGACGCTTAACAGCGTCTCTGAGTCGGACTTCTTCGAGGCGTTCGCTGGTGAGAACGTTGCGCTTGAGGGCGCAGAAGACGACGCGTTCGACATTGACGGGCCTGGTGTGAGCCGGACCCGTGGTACCGGCTCGAACAGCCAGGTCTACGTTCTCGACACGGACGACTTCGAGACTGGCGAGTACAACATCACCAACGACAACGGTGATGAGACAGTGCTCGAAATCAGCAGCCTCGGTCTCGAAGTTGAGGCCGACGAAGAGAACTTCACGACGAGCGACGCCGTGACCGCGACGGTCACGTCCGACGCGATCAACCGTGACATCACGGCTGACCTGCTCGACTCCGACGGAGATGTTGTCGACACGGTCGAGACCACGATCGACAGTGACGGCGAGGTCGTCGTCGACTTCGGTACCCAGAGCGAGACGGGTACCTACACGGTCGAAGTCACCGACGACAACTCGGCGGTCACCGCCGAGTCTGGTGAGTTCGACGTTAACGAGGCTCCTGAGGGTGACATCACCTTCGAGGAGAGCTTCGTGACCGAAGAGCGCGGTGACGTTGCGAACATCACGATCAACTTCCAGGGCGACCTGGAGACCGCGTACCTCACCATCGGTGACGACGACGAGGTTGGTTACGAGACCAACGTCACCGTCGAATCCGGTGGCGAGGACAGCGTCACGGTCGGCTTCAACACCTACATCGCTGGCAACACCAGCGCCTCCGGTGTCTCCGGCAGTGATGTCGCGTTCCTCGCTGACTCGGACAGCGACGCGACGGTCACCTTCGAAAACGAGTCCGAGACGGACCTCAACAACATGCTCGCGGCGGGCACGTACCCCGTCGAGATGAGTGACACGAGCTTCGTCGCGACCGCCAACGGTAACTCCGACGCGGTCGGTGACCTCGAGCTCAACGAGCGCTCCGTCGAGGGCTTCCAGCTGTGGACCTCCTCGGCTGACGTCTTCGAGGATGTCGAGACGGTCACCGACATCACGAACGGTGTCGAGAACGGCACGGTCGTCGAGACCGACACGCTCACCGAGAGCGACGTTCTCGTCCACGAGCTCACCGCGACCGGCCTCGAGGGTCCCCTCGAGCTGAACGGTGACCTCGAGACGCTGGTTGACAATGGTGCCATCGACATCCGCATCCGGCAGACGGCCGACACGACCGCGCCGAACTCGCCGCGCAAGACCGCCGACGTCACGTCGATGTTCGACGACGGCGACATCACGGTCATCTCGACTGAGGGCAACTACTTCATCGCCTTCAACGAGAACAACCTCGACCTCAGCAGCGACATCGCTGACGAGGACGCCTTCGAGGTCCGCGTCCAGGTCCGGGACGAGCGCCTGCTCGACCCCGACGAGGACGCGCTTGACGACGCCGACGGTCTCGAGGAGTTCTACGAGACCGCCACGGCGACGTTCACGTACGAGGACGCGACGGGCGAATTCGACACGCCGGTCGAAGTGCAGGCCGCCGAGAACCAGTCCATCACGGGCACGACGAACGTCGCGCCCGGGCAGGAGTTCAACGTGCGCGTGCGCTCCGACTCGGGTGTCTCGCCCGGCTTCGTCCAGACCGCCGAGGGCGTGACCGTCCAGGCCGACGGCACGTTCGAGGCGTCGGGTCTCGACCTGAGCGAGGCCTCGGTGAACGACACGTTCACCGTGACCGCGCAGCAGGCGACCTTCGAGGCTGAGGAAGACGGTACGGTCGTCGAGACGGTTGGCGAGGCCGCCTTCCTCGAAGTCTCCGAGCTGAACCCGCAGGACGTGACCGCGACGGTCGGCGACGCGCTGACCGTGACGGCCACGGTCGAGAACACTGGTGGCCAGGAGGTCACCCAGACTGTCGAGTTCCGCGTCGGCGGTGACGCGGTCGCCAGTCAGGAGGTCACCCTCGCGGGTGGCGAGTCCACCACGGTCGAGTTCGCGGACGTCGACACGTCCGGTCTCGACGCTGGTGAGTACGAGCACGGCGTCTTCACGGACGACGATGAGCAGACCGCCACGCTCACCCTCGAAGAGGGTGGCGACGGCTCCGACGGTTCGGACGGGTCCGACGGGTCCGACGGTTCGGACGGGTCCGACGGGTCCGACGGCTCCGACGGCAGCGACGGTTCGGACGGGTCCGACGGCTCCGACGGTAGTGACGGGTCCGACGGCTCCTCCGACAGCGAGACGCCTGGCTTCGGTGCCATCGTCGCGCTCGTCGCGCTCATCGCCGCTGCGCTGCTCGCGACCCGCCGCAACGAGTAA
- the mutS gene encoding DNA mismatch repair protein MutS, which produces MEPADRETATGLPPGIAAAREELTPMLSQYADLCAAHEDALVLFQVGDFYEAFCEAAETVARVCEVTLTERSDSTGDYPMAGIPIDNAAPYLESLLDAGYRVALGDQVEDAEQASGLVDRAVTEVITPGTVVEDDLLESGTTNYVAAVVADGGGGGDAVADPSSETVGLAAVDVSTGECLVTSGDRDAVAGELDRIAPAELIAGPDAPAFDPADAERGWTTHEYDDGAFDRRRAAERLEPYLPAPERRFDADAELRAAGAVLAYAEYTQGDDGPLGYVTRIRRYDPRDRLRLDAAAQRSLELFENRGLGASDTLFDALDETNCALGRRCLERWLRRPLVDADAIRSRHDAVGELADRSLAREGVADALATAYDLERLVSRVSRGRADARDLRSLHRTLAVVPELKATLAGADEGNETGGDADGVADADADGHALPRTDHLGDLRDRLDELREVRDLIDAAIAADPPQEITEGGVIREGFDDDLDDLRATERAGREWVADLEASERERTGIDSLSVGHNQVHGYYIEVTDANLDRVPDDYRRRQTLKNSERYVTPELKEREEEIVGAAERADALEYELFVDVRERVASETERIQGLADALAELDALTSLATVAVEGDYVRPELRADPDAGVAIEGGRHPVVERTEDSFVPNDADLPRGSVAVITGPNMSGKSTYMRSVALAVVLAQTGSFVPAQAASLPVFDRLFTRVGASDDIAGGQSTFMREMSELTEILHDAGADSLVLLDEVGRGTATTDGRAIARAAAEFLHDELGATALFATHYHGLTDLAEERERVFNLHFTATREDGDVTFLHRVVPGASSSSYGVEVAELAGVPGPVVDRARDLVAAEEAERGRDPSGPEPEGPTDEAAAADEGGPDDGDRDGDASLREFLAEEASEQGDGAGPPAGDPAAETSTEDDRARPTDEADGETAPGASPDLAAALRDLDLARMTPIEALNALHDLQSRVDDDG; this is translated from the coding sequence ATGGAACCGGCGGACCGAGAGACGGCCACGGGGCTGCCGCCCGGGATCGCGGCCGCCCGCGAAGAGCTCACGCCGATGCTCTCGCAGTACGCCGACCTCTGTGCCGCCCACGAGGACGCCCTGGTGCTGTTCCAGGTCGGCGACTTCTACGAGGCGTTCTGCGAGGCGGCCGAGACCGTCGCGCGCGTCTGCGAGGTGACGCTGACGGAGCGGTCCGACTCGACGGGCGACTACCCGATGGCCGGGATCCCGATCGACAACGCCGCGCCGTACCTCGAATCGCTGCTCGACGCGGGCTACCGCGTCGCGCTCGGCGATCAGGTCGAGGACGCCGAGCAGGCGTCCGGCCTCGTCGACCGCGCGGTCACCGAGGTGATCACGCCCGGCACCGTCGTCGAGGACGACCTGCTCGAATCGGGGACGACGAACTACGTGGCGGCGGTGGTGGCCGACGGGGGCGGCGGGGGCGACGCGGTGGCCGACCCCTCCTCCGAGACCGTCGGCCTCGCCGCCGTCGACGTCTCGACCGGCGAGTGCCTCGTCACCTCGGGCGACCGGGACGCGGTCGCGGGCGAGTTAGACCGGATCGCGCCGGCGGAGCTCATCGCCGGCCCGGACGCCCCCGCGTTCGACCCCGCGGACGCGGAGCGCGGGTGGACGACTCACGAGTACGACGACGGCGCGTTCGACCGGCGTCGGGCGGCCGAGCGCCTGGAGCCGTACCTCCCGGCGCCCGAGCGGCGCTTCGACGCGGACGCGGAGCTGCGGGCGGCCGGCGCGGTGCTGGCGTACGCCGAGTACACCCAGGGCGACGACGGCCCGCTCGGGTACGTCACCCGGATCCGGCGGTACGACCCCCGCGACCGGCTCCGGCTCGACGCGGCCGCCCAGCGCAGCCTGGAGCTGTTCGAGAACCGCGGGCTGGGCGCGAGCGACACGCTGTTCGACGCGCTCGACGAGACGAACTGCGCGCTCGGCCGGCGGTGCCTAGAGCGCTGGCTCCGGCGCCCGCTCGTCGACGCCGACGCGATCCGGAGCCGCCACGACGCGGTCGGCGAGCTCGCGGACCGGAGCCTCGCCCGCGAGGGGGTCGCCGACGCGCTCGCGACCGCCTACGACCTCGAACGGCTGGTGAGCCGCGTCTCGCGGGGGCGGGCCGACGCCCGCGACCTGCGCTCGCTCCACCGGACGCTCGCGGTCGTCCCCGAGCTGAAGGCGACGCTCGCGGGGGCGGACGAGGGGAACGAGACGGGGGGCGACGCCGACGGGGTGGCCGACGCGGACGCCGACGGCCACGCACTCCCCCGCACCGACCACCTCGGCGACCTCCGCGACCGGCTCGACGAGCTGCGCGAGGTCCGCGACCTGATCGACGCGGCGATCGCGGCCGACCCGCCCCAGGAGATCACCGAGGGCGGCGTGATCCGCGAGGGGTTCGACGACGACCTCGACGACCTGCGCGCCACCGAGCGCGCGGGGCGCGAGTGGGTCGCCGACCTAGAGGCGAGCGAGCGCGAGCGCACCGGGATCGACTCGCTGTCGGTCGGCCACAACCAGGTCCACGGCTACTACATCGAGGTGACCGACGCGAACCTCGACCGCGTCCCCGACGACTACCGGCGCCGGCAGACGCTGAAGAACAGCGAGCGCTACGTCACCCCGGAGCTGAAGGAGCGCGAGGAGGAGATCGTCGGCGCCGCGGAGCGCGCGGACGCCCTGGAGTACGAGCTGTTCGTCGACGTCCGCGAGCGCGTCGCGAGCGAGACCGAGCGGATCCAGGGGCTCGCGGACGCGCTCGCCGAGCTCGACGCCCTAACCTCGCTCGCGACGGTCGCGGTCGAGGGCGACTACGTCCGGCCCGAACTGCGCGCGGACCCGGACGCCGGCGTCGCGATCGAAGGGGGCAGACACCCGGTCGTCGAGCGGACCGAGGACTCCTTCGTCCCCAACGACGCCGACCTCCCGCGCGGCTCGGTCGCCGTGATCACGGGGCCGAACATGAGCGGGAAGTCGACGTACATGCGGTCGGTCGCGCTCGCGGTCGTGCTCGCGCAGACGGGGTCGTTCGTCCCCGCGCAGGCGGCGTCGCTCCCGGTCTTCGACCGGCTGTTCACCCGCGTCGGCGCCTCCGACGACATCGCGGGCGGGCAGTCGACGTTCATGCGCGAGATGAGCGAGCTGACGGAGATCCTCCACGACGCGGGCGCCGACTCGCTCGTCCTCTTGGACGAGGTCGGCCGCGGCACGGCCACCACCGACGGGCGGGCCATCGCCCGCGCGGCCGCGGAGTTCCTCCACGACGAGCTCGGCGCGACCGCCCTCTTCGCCACTCACTACCACGGCCTCACGGACCTGGCCGAGGAGCGCGAGCGCGTCTTCAACCTCCACTTCACCGCCACCCGCGAGGACGGCGACGTGACGTTCCTCCACCGGGTCGTCCCCGGCGCCTCCTCGTCGTCGTACGGCGTCGAGGTCGCGGAGCTGGCGGGGGTCCCCGGGCCGGTCGTCGACCGCGCGCGCGACCTGGTCGCCGCGGAGGAGGCGGAGCGGGGCCGTGACCCGAGCGGACCCGAGCCCGAGGGTCCGACCGACGAAGCGGCGGCGGCCGACGAGGGCGGGCCCGACGACGGGGACCGCGACGGCGACGCGTCGCTGCGGGAGTTCCTCGCCGAGGAGGCGTCGGAGCAGGGAGACGGGGCCGGTCCGCCGGCGGGCGACCCCGCCGCCGAGACTTCAACCGAGGACGACCGCGCGCGACCGACGGACGAGGCCGACGGCGAGACCGCGCCCGGCGCGTCCCCCGACCTCGCCGCGGCGCTCCGCGACCTCGACCTCGCCCGGATGACGCCGATCGAGGCGCTGAACGCCCTCCACGACCTCCAGTCGCGAGTCGACGATGACGGGTGA
- a CDS encoding metal-dependent hydrolase, translating into MYRKGHVGASLVVYAPLGFLVTALASIEVGAAGAVGVASLAMVPDLDMRVPFVKHRGITHTVWFALLVGIAFGAAGLAVGLRSGLVEALFFGGAGFLFGVVTIGSHLLADALTPMGVRPFAPLRDTEYTLDLVTVANPLANYALLGLGVAVAAAALVAGEAVPV; encoded by the coding sequence GTGTACCGGAAGGGCCACGTCGGAGCCTCGCTCGTCGTCTACGCCCCGCTCGGGTTCCTCGTCACCGCCCTCGCCTCGATCGAGGTCGGCGCCGCCGGCGCCGTCGGGGTCGCCTCGCTGGCGATGGTCCCCGACCTCGACATGCGAGTTCCCTTCGTCAAACACCGGGGGATCACCCACACCGTCTGGTTCGCGCTGCTCGTCGGGATCGCCTTCGGGGCCGCCGGGCTGGCGGTCGGTCTTCGGAGCGGACTCGTCGAGGCGCTCTTCTTCGGCGGCGCCGGGTTCCTCTTCGGCGTCGTGACGATCGGCTCGCACCTCCTCGCGGACGCGCTGACGCCGATGGGGGTCCGACCGTTCGCGCCCCTGCGAGACACCGAGTACACGCTCGATCTGGTCACCGTGGCGAACCCGCTCGCGAACTACGCGCTGCTGGGACTCGGCGTCGCCGTCGCCGCGGCCGCGCTCGTCGCGGGCGAGGCCGTACCGGTGTAA
- a CDS encoding mechanosensitive ion channel family protein gives MIGGLGARVGAVLSDISSTEGRLAVTAAIVLGTLAVGWLLLPKAVRAVERTAAAWIERLLDDRMAESTEGAIETFREGVPTSFILRLAVGLLQLALFALAGVAVLTLWGRFGLVVAVLPVAENAARVGAQVVVTAVLLGGAYVVSDVVETYVGELSADSDRITAHQEQLLTRLAQVGLLVLAGITVLGIWGVNLGGLLVGAGFLGIVLGMAARQTLGSLIAGFVLMFARPFEIGDWVEIGNEEGFVTDITIINTHMRNFDGEYVVVPNDLVANQAITNRSREGRLRIHMEVGIGYDDDPDEAAGIAEDVLSGIDTIANNPQPYAIPSGFGDSAILLDLRFWIDPPTPQARWRSKAIAVERIQERFADAGISIPYPQRTVSYPPETAEAEETIERVERIDGDGDGRSRDGSV, from the coding sequence GTGATCGGCGGACTGGGCGCACGAGTCGGGGCGGTGCTGAGCGACATCTCGAGCACGGAGGGGCGGCTGGCGGTCACCGCCGCCATCGTCCTCGGAACGCTCGCGGTCGGCTGGTTGCTGCTGCCGAAGGCCGTCCGCGCCGTCGAGCGGACCGCCGCGGCCTGGATCGAGCGGCTCCTCGACGATCGCATGGCGGAATCGACCGAGGGCGCGATCGAGACGTTCCGCGAGGGGGTCCCGACCTCGTTCATCCTGCGGCTGGCGGTCGGGCTCTTACAGCTCGCGCTGTTCGCGCTTGCGGGCGTCGCCGTGTTGACGCTGTGGGGGCGCTTCGGACTCGTGGTCGCGGTGTTGCCCGTCGCGGAGAACGCCGCCAGGGTCGGCGCGCAGGTCGTCGTCACGGCGGTGCTGCTCGGCGGCGCCTACGTCGTCAGCGACGTGGTGGAGACGTACGTCGGCGAGCTGTCGGCGGACAGCGACCGGATCACGGCCCACCAGGAACAGCTGCTCACCCGGCTCGCGCAGGTCGGGCTGCTGGTGCTCGCCGGGATCACGGTCCTCGGCATCTGGGGCGTGAACCTCGGCGGCCTCCTCGTCGGCGCCGGGTTCCTCGGGATCGTGCTCGGGATGGCGGCCCGACAGACGCTGGGGTCGCTCATCGCCGGCTTCGTGCTGATGTTCGCCCGCCCGTTCGAGATCGGCGACTGGGTCGAGATCGGCAACGAGGAGGGGTTCGTCACCGACATCACGATCATAAACACCCACATGCGGAACTTCGACGGGGAGTACGTCGTGGTGCCCAACGACCTCGTCGCCAACCAGGCGATCACGAACCGGAGCCGGGAGGGGCGGCTCCGGATCCACATGGAGGTCGGGATCGGGTACGACGACGACCCCGACGAGGCGGCCGGGATAGCCGAGGACGTGCTCTCCGGGATCGACACGATCGCGAACAACCCGCAGCCGTACGCGATCCCGTCGGGGTTCGGCGACTCGGCGATCCTCCTCGACCTCCGGTTCTGGATCGACCCGCCGACGCCCCAGGCGCGGTGGCGCTCGAAGGCGATCGCGGTCGAGCGGATCCAAGAGCGCTTCGCCGACGCCGGCATCTCGATCCCCTACCCGCAGCGGACCGTCTCGTACCCGCCCGAGACGGCGGAGGCGGAGGAGACGATCGAGCGCGTCGAGCGGATCGACGGGGACGGCGACGGCCGCTCGCGGGACGGGTCGGTATGA
- the mutL gene encoding DNA mismatch repair endonuclease MutL has protein sequence MTGERDAGRGAAGGDGASGAGDPGDEEGRVRRLDQETVDRIAAGEVVTRPARVVGELVDNALDAGASRVEIAVDGDGTDRIRVADDGRGMARADAARAVERHATSKLAPDGDPVGVDSLGFRGEALAAIAEAARLELVTSPGDGVGTRVVVDGTAPSAAGAGESDATPSVEVEPAGRARGTTVVVEELFATRPARRESLAGASAEFARISSLVADYALANPSVAFSLDHDGSATLSTPGTDRTDALLGVYDRDTASRSTTVDASADAGGTSVGVSGALAYPSITRATRDHVRVSVNGRPVRNDRLAAAVREGYGRLLPDGREPVAAVDVSLPPARVDPNVHPAKQEVGLRDADAVADAVASVVGDALTGADLRRAADVATDLDSALEPVGEGDGSRAGAFADAEPIGVFRDLYVLVESGDELLVVDGHAAHERVNYERLARAFDDDPVPTAPLDPPATVSLSTDEAAAARAHADDLAALGFETEPFGGGTRRLRTVPAPFGRTADADAFRDALAALSAADSGTARDARDDLLADLACHPSLKRGDFAGLGDGDLRNLLDRLGECDRPYACPHGRPTVLSVDAATFAAGFGRDR, from the coding sequence ATGACGGGTGAGCGCGACGCCGGCCGGGGCGCGGCGGGCGGCGACGGCGCGTCGGGCGCCGGCGACCCGGGCGACGAGGAGGGTCGCGTCCGCCGGCTCGACCAGGAGACCGTCGACCGGATCGCGGCCGGCGAGGTCGTCACCCGACCGGCGAGGGTCGTCGGCGAGCTCGTCGACAACGCGCTCGACGCCGGGGCCTCTCGGGTCGAGATCGCCGTCGACGGCGACGGCACCGACCGGATCCGCGTCGCGGACGACGGCCGCGGGATGGCCCGCGCGGACGCGGCCCGCGCCGTCGAGCGCCACGCGACGAGCAAGCTGGCGCCCGACGGCGACCCGGTCGGGGTCGACTCGCTCGGCTTCCGCGGCGAGGCGCTCGCGGCCATCGCCGAGGCCGCCCGGCTCGAACTCGTGACGAGCCCCGGCGACGGGGTCGGCACCCGGGTCGTCGTCGACGGCACCGCCCCGAGCGCGGCCGGGGCGGGGGAGTCGGACGCGACGCCGAGCGTCGAGGTCGAACCCGCGGGCCGCGCCCGCGGGACGACGGTCGTCGTCGAGGAGCTGTTCGCGACGCGGCCCGCCCGCCGGGAGTCCCTCGCGGGCGCGAGCGCGGAGTTCGCGCGGATCTCCTCCCTCGTCGCCGACTACGCGCTGGCGAACCCCTCGGTCGCCTTCTCGCTCGACCACGACGGGTCGGCGACGCTGTCGACGCCCGGGACCGACCGCACCGACGCCCTCCTCGGCGTGTACGACCGCGACACCGCGAGCCGGTCGACGACCGTCGACGCGAGCGCCGACGCGGGGGGAACTTCGGTCGGGGTTTCGGGCGCGCTGGCGTACCCCTCGATCACCCGGGCGACGCGCGACCACGTCCGCGTCTCGGTGAACGGCCGTCCGGTCCGGAACGACCGGCTCGCAGCCGCGGTCCGCGAGGGCTACGGCCGCCTCCTCCCGGACGGCCGCGAGCCGGTCGCCGCGGTCGACGTGTCGCTCCCGCCCGCCCGCGTCGATCCGAACGTCCACCCGGCGAAGCAGGAGGTGGGGCTCCGCGACGCCGACGCGGTCGCGGACGCGGTGGCGTCGGTCGTCGGGGACGCGCTCACCGGCGCCGACCTCCGGCGCGCCGCGGACGTCGCCACCGACCTCGACAGCGCCCTCGAACCGGTCGGCGAGGGGGACGGCTCGCGGGCCGGCGCCTTCGCCGACGCCGAGCCGATCGGCGTCTTCCGCGACCTCTACGTCCTCGTCGAGTCCGGCGACGAGCTCCTCGTGGTCGACGGCCACGCCGCCCACGAGCGCGTGAACTACGAGCGGCTGGCGCGGGCGTTCGACGACGATCCGGTGCCGACCGCGCCGCTGGACCCGCCCGCGACCGTCTCGCTGTCGACCGACGAGGCGGCGGCCGCGCGGGCGCACGCCGACGACCTCGCCGCGCTCGGCTTCGAGACCGAGCCGTTCGGGGGCGGCACGCGCCGCCTCCGGACCGTCCCCGCGCCGTTCGGCCGGACCGCCGACGCGGACGCCTTCCGCGACGCGCTCGCGGCGCTCTCGGCGGCCGACTCGGGGACGGCGCGGGACGCGCGCGACGACCTGCTCGCCGACCTCGCGTGTCACCCGTCGTTGAAGCGGGGCGACTTCGCCGGCCTCGGCGACGGCGACCTCCGGAACCTGCTCGACCGCCTCGGCGAGTGCGACCGGCCGTACGCCTGCCCGCACGGCCGACCGACCGTCCTCTCCGTCGACGCGGCGACGTTCGCGGCCGGGTTCGGGCGGGACCGGTGA
- a CDS encoding CBS domain-containing protein, protein MSLTARDLMEPDVKTVSPDDDVAEVFKRFARYAFSGFPVVDDDDRVVGVITESDLVDLFEPEDETLWIPIGLPPFVDTLSYQVKRPWADLDLGVDLIRNADRPISEVMSPDVATVTPDASVDDVLDLLVGDDPDINRVPVVDDDGRIVGIIARQDVIRAFRDRRLE, encoded by the coding sequence ATGTCCCTGACTGCCCGCGACCTGATGGAGCCGGACGTGAAGACCGTCTCGCCCGACGACGACGTCGCCGAGGTGTTCAAGCGGTTCGCCCGCTACGCGTTCAGCGGCTTCCCGGTCGTCGACGACGATGACAGGGTGGTGGGCGTGATCACCGAGTCGGACCTCGTCGACCTCTTCGAACCCGAGGACGAGACGCTGTGGATCCCCATCGGGCTCCCGCCGTTCGTGGACACGCTCTCGTATCAGGTGAAGCGCCCGTGGGCCGACCTCGACCTCGGCGTGGACCTGATCCGCAACGCCGACCGCCCCATCTCCGAGGTGATGAGCCCCGACGTGGCGACGGTGACGCCGGACGCGAGCGTCGACGACGTGCTCGACCTGCTCGTCGGCGACGATCCGGATATCAATCGCGTGCCCGTGGTCGACGACGACGGCCGGATCGTCGGGATCATCGCGCGGCAGGACGTGATCCGCGCGTTCCGCGACCGCCGACTGGAATAG
- a CDS encoding DUF7115 domain-containing protein: MSLPELLAATVGDEDVVAEVPLGGDDRLAVTPTRTLVFRGDGLLSDESVDEYGHDVERIDVSTGRRKAKITLGYGLDGDETLSVPAKRVDDVLHPVLAGVLSAGGVTGPGETVVRTFRFSELTLIVTSERLVKHVGSAVWDADFEEFHYEDITGLDFEEGTVATAVVLVHDGRSERFKAPNESARAVRETLADAVCSFHGVDSLEEFRVAAEAEEPAADADPGGTTDFGEGPDPLSASPAADAEADAESPEAGDATGGAGRSTETDPASGDDGADSAETAASASAGSASGDDPLDADPLAADAGVDDAATDPLAADAAEPASTAEGVDSETAGESASAVGAEGRSADATGAESVTGDAVGDAEAVAAETDAEGPVRGDDAFDGSPFESAGVEDADLASEVAALRRTVEAQSERLDRQSALIEQLIEELRRGR; encoded by the coding sequence ATGAGCCTCCCCGAACTGCTCGCGGCGACCGTCGGCGACGAGGACGTCGTCGCCGAGGTGCCGCTGGGCGGCGACGATCGACTCGCGGTCACGCCCACCCGGACCCTCGTCTTCCGCGGCGACGGGCTCCTGTCCGACGAGTCCGTCGACGAGTACGGCCACGACGTCGAGCGGATCGACGTCTCGACGGGCCGCCGCAAGGCGAAGATCACCCTCGGGTACGGCCTCGACGGCGACGAGACGCTCTCGGTCCCCGCCAAGCGCGTCGACGACGTGCTCCACCCGGTCCTCGCCGGCGTCCTCTCGGCGGGCGGCGTCACCGGCCCCGGGGAGACGGTCGTCCGCACCTTCCGCTTCTCCGAGCTCACCCTCATCGTCACCAGCGAGCGGCTGGTCAAACACGTCGGCTCGGCCGTCTGGGACGCCGACTTCGAGGAGTTCCACTACGAGGACATCACCGGCCTCGACTTCGAGGAGGGGACCGTGGCCACCGCGGTCGTCCTCGTCCACGACGGCCGCTCGGAGCGGTTCAAGGCCCCCAACGAGTCCGCCCGGGCGGTCCGGGAGACGCTCGCCGACGCGGTGTGTTCGTTCCACGGCGTCGACAGCCTCGAGGAGTTCCGCGTCGCCGCCGAGGCCGAGGAGCCGGCCGCGGACGCCGATCCGGGCGGCACGACCGACTTCGGCGAGGGGCCCGACCCGCTCTCGGCGTCGCCCGCCGCGGACGCCGAGGCCGACGCGGAGAGCCCCGAGGCGGGGGACGCGACGGGCGGCGCCGGCCGCTCGACCGAGACGGACCCCGCTTCCGGGGACGACGGCGCCGACTCGGCCGAGACCGCGGCCTCGGCGTCGGCGGGGTCGGCGTCGGGCGACGACCCGCTGGACGCGGATCCCCTCGCCGCGGACGCGGGCGTCGACGACGCAGCGACCGACCCGCTGGCCGCGGACGCGGCGGAGCCGGCGTCGACCGCCGAAGGGGTCGACTCGGAGACCGCCGGCGAGTCCGCGTCGGCGGTCGGCGCCGAGGGGCGCTCGGCGGACGCGACCGGCGCCGAGTCGGTGACCGGGGACGCCGTCGGCGACGCCGAGGCCGTCGCGGCCGAGACCGACGCGGAGGGCCCCGTCCGCGGGGACGACGCCTTCGACGGGTCGCCGTTCGAGAGCGCCGGGGTCGAGGACGCCGACCTCGCGAGCGAGGTCGCGGCGCTGCGCCGCACCGTCGAGGCGCAGTCCGAGCGCCTCGACCGGCAGTCGGCGCTCATCGAACAGCTGATAGAGGAACTCCGCCGAGGGCGGTGA